From Oryza sativa Japonica Group chromosome 4, ASM3414082v1, one genomic window encodes:
- the LOC4336396 gene encoding casein kinase 1-like, protein MERVIGGKFKLGKKIGSGSFGELYLAVNIQNSEEVAVKLESVKSRHPQLHYESKLYMLLQGGTGIPHLKWFGVEGEYNVMVIDLLGPSLEDLFNYCNRKLSLKSVLMLADQMIARVEYMHTRGFLHRDIKPDNFLMGLGRKANQVYVIDYGLAKKYRDLQTHKHIPYRENKNLTGTARYASVNTHLGVEQSRRDDLESLGYVLMYFLRGSLPWQGLKAGTKKQKYDRISEKKMLTPVEVLCKSYPSEFVSYFHYCRSLRFEDKPDYSYLKKLFRDLFIREGYQLDYVFDWTMLKYPQIRDNKLRPSGKTSGLVGRSAERTERTTGEALARRTGSGSGRNGEPTKHRTLLDSLMSSKATADTDKTRPTSLSRNGSTSRRAVVSSSKPNCGDPSDTNRTSRLFSSSSSRPSAAQRALQSAGAELRSSSLSKTRKSSRDDPTIRSFEMLSLSADRRK, encoded by the exons ATGGAGCGCGTTATTGGGGGCAAGTTTAAGCTCGGGAAGAAGATCGGGAGTGGATCCTTCGGGGAGCTCTATCTCG CCGTGAACATACAGAATAGCGAAGAGGTGGCCGTCAAACTG GAGTCTGTGAAATCAAGGCATCCTCAGCTACACTATGAATCAAAACTATATATGCTTTTGCAAGGAGGAA CTGGGATTCCACATCTTAAGTGGTTTGGGGTTGAGGGGGAGTACAATGTAATGGTGATCGATCTTCTTGGCCCAAGTCTTGAGGACCTATTTAACTACTGCAACAGAAAGCTCTCTCTTAAATCAGTGCTTATGCTTGCTGATCAGATG ATTGCTAGAGTAGAGTACATGCACACGAGAGGATTCCTTCATCGTGATATTAAGCCAGACAATTTCCTTATGGGTTTGGGTCGTAAAGCAAATCAG GTTTATGTCATCGATTATGGGCTTGCGAAAAAGTACCGAGATCTCCAAACACATAAGCACATACCTTATAG GGAAAACAAAAATCTAACTGGAACTGCACGATATGCTAGTGTTAATACACATCTTGGAGTTG AACAAAGCAGGAGAGATGATTTGGAATCTCTCGGTTATGTACTGATGTACTTCTTAAGAGGAAG TCTTCCTTGGCAAGGTCTGAAAGCTGGTACAAAGAAGCAAAAGTATGATAGAATCAGTGAAAAGAAGATGCTGACCCCAGTTGAG GTCCTCTGTAAATCTTATCCATCAGAATTTGTTTCATACTTCCATTATTGCCGATCACTACGGTTTGAAGATAAGCCAGACTATTCCTATTTGAAGAAGCTCTTCCGAGACTTATTTATCCGTGAAG GGTACCAACTTGATTATGTATTTGACTGGACCATGTTGAAGTATCCTCAAATTAGAGATAACAAACTACGA CCTAGTGGGAAGACAAGTGGGTTGGTGGGTCGTTCTGCAGAACGGACTGAAAGAACTACAG GTGAAGCTCTTGCTAGAAGAACTGGCTCTGGTTCTGGCCGAAATGGAGAACCCACTAAGCACAGAACTCTACTGGACTCACTGATGTCATCTAAGGCT ACCGCTGATACAGATAAAACAAGGCCGACATCACTGTCGCGGAACGGGAGCACGTCAAGACGGGCTGTTGTTTCGTCGAGCAAACCGAATTGTGGAGATCCCAGTGACACCAATCGCACAAGCCGCCTATTCTCAAGTAGCAGCAGCCGGCCATCCGCTGCCCAAAGGGCGCTTCAGTCGGCCGGAGCTGAGCTGAGGTCCTCGTCGTTGTCCAAGACGCGTAAGAGCTCACGTGATGATCCCACCATACGGAGCTTCGAGATGCTCTCACTCAGCGCTGACAGGAGGAAATAA